A single Ziziphus jujuba cultivar Dongzao chromosome 11, ASM3175591v1 DNA region contains:
- the LOC107404699 gene encoding cytochrome P450 93A3 has translation MADFQSYMIVFLVWLISTILVRAILTRTKTKIRLPPSPLALPIVGHLHLLGTLPHQDLHKLSNHYGPLIHLYLGSKPCVVASSPEIVKEFLKTHETSFSNRPQRTAVEYISHGSEDFIFAPYGPYWKFMKKLCMSELLGGPRLEQFLPIRREEINNFLEFMQKIAVKNEAVEVGEELLKLTNNITSRMSISKSCCDNENEANLVRKLVKETAEITGKFNLSDYIELCKNIDLQGFGRKLKEIRDDFDTMMERIVKEHEEARKEGKRGGGNGSVKDLLDILLDISEDESSEIRLTRQDIMTFILDIFVAGTDTSAIVIEWALAELINHPNIMNKARQEIDSVSGKARLVEESDIANLPYLKAIVKETLRLHPAGPLIVRESSEKCTVCGYDIPEKTQLIVNVWALGRDPNHWDNPLEFKPERFLSEEGSGNRQLDLRGQHFQLLPFGSGRRGCPATSLALQIVQTTLAAMIQCFEWKVSGAIDMKEGPGISLPRLHPLICVPVARLNLLSSK, from the exons ATGGCAGATTTCCAAAGCTACATGATAGTTTTCCTTGTCTGGCTGATCTCCACCATCCTGGTCCGAGCCATATTAACCAGAACTAAAACCAAGATTCGTCTTCCACCGAGCCCACTGGCTCTTCCAATCGTTGGTCACCTCCACCTGCTCGGAACTTTGCCACACCAAGATCTTCACAAACTATCCAACCACTATGGACCTCTAATCCATCTTTACCTCGGCTCCAAGCCTTGTGTTGTTGCTTCGTCCCCAGAAATTGTCAAAGAGTTCCTTAAAACCCATGAAACTTCATTCTCAAACCGCCCTCAAAGGACTGCTGTAGAATATATCTCCCATGGCTCCGAGGATTTCATCTTTGCACCATATGGACCTTACTGGAAGTTCATGAAGAAACTCTGCATGTCTGAACTTCTCGGTGGACCAAGACTTGAACAGTTTCTTCCCATTAGACGCGAAGAGATAAACAATTTCCTAGAATTCATGCAGAAAATTGCCGTTAAAAATGAAGCAGTTGAAGTTGGAGAAGAACTTTTAAAGTTGACTAATAATATTACTTCAAGGATGAGTATAAGCAAAAGCTGTTGTGATAATGAAAACGAAGCCAACCTGGTGAGGAAGTTGGTTAAAGAGACGGCAGAGATTACTGGGAAATTTAACTTGTCGGATTACATTGAATTATGTAAGAACATCGATTTGCAAGGATTTGGAAGAAAACTCAAAGAAATCCGTGATGATTTTGACACCATGATGGAGCGGATTGTAAAAGAGCATGAAGAGGCTAGGAAGGAGGGAAAAAGAGGAGGTGGCAATGGATCAGTGAAGGATTTGCTCGACATTTTGCTTGATATATCAGAAGATGAGAGCTCAGAGATTAGATTAACAAGACAAGACATTATGACATTCATCCTG GATATATTTGTAGCTGGGACAGACACATCAGCCATTGTTATAGAATGGGCATTAGCAGAGCTAATAAACCATCCAAATATCATGAACAAAGCAAGACAAGAGATTGATTCAGTAAGTGGAAAAGCCAGACTAGTTGAAGAGTCAGATATTGCTAATCTCCCTTACCTCAAAGCTATAGTGAAAGAAACACTCAGGCTCCACCCAGCAGGGCCATTGATAGTGAGAGAGTCATCAGAGAAATGCACTGTTTGTGGTTATGACATTCCAGAGAAGACCCAGTTGATTGTCAATGTGTGGGCTCTGGGAAGAGATCCAAATCACTGGGACAACCCGCTTGAGTTCAAGCCAGAAAGGTTTCTCAGTGAAGAAGGGAGCGGCAATAGGCAGTTGGATTTGAGAGGTCAGCATTTTCAGCTTCTGCCATTTGGGAGTGGTAGAAGAGGATGCCCTGCAACCTCACTTGCACTGCAAATTGTTCAGACAACCCTTGCGGCAATGATTCAGTGCTTTGAATGGAAGGTGAGCGGAGCAATTGACATGAAAGAGGGACCTGGAATATCCCTCCCCAGACTTCATCCATTGATTTGTGTCCCAGTAGCCAGGTTGAATCTACTTTCATCAAAGTGA